A stretch of the Bacillus anthracis str. Vollum genome encodes the following:
- a CDS encoding alpha/beta-type small acid-soluble spore protein, giving the protein MVKTNKLLVPGAEQALEQFKYEIAQEFGVSLGSNTASRSNGSVGGEVTKRLVALAQQQLRG; this is encoded by the coding sequence ATGGTAAAAACAAACAAATTACTAGTTCCTGGTGCTGAACAAGCACTTGAACAATTTAAATATGAAATTGCACAAGAATTCGGCGTAAGCTTAGGATCTAATACAGCATCTCGTTCTAACGGATCAGTTGGCGGTGAAGTAACAAAACGTCTTGTCGCTTTAGCTCAACAACAATTACGTGGATAA
- the phaC gene encoding class III poly(R)-hydroxyalkanoic acid synthase subunit PhaC: MTTFATEWEKQLELYPEEYRKAYRRVKRASEILLREPEPQVGLTPKEVIWTKNKTKLYRYIPKQEKTQRVPILLIYALINKPYIMDLTPGNSLVEYLVDRGFDVYMLDWGTFGLEDSHLKFDDFVFDYIAKAVKKVMRTAKSDEISLLGYCMGGTLTSIYAALHPHMPIRNLIFMTSPFDFSETGLYGPLLDEKYFNLDKAVDTFGNIPPEMIDFGNKMLKPITNFVGPYVALVDRSENERFVESWRLVQKWVGDGIPFPGESYRQWIRDFYQNNKLVKGELVIRGQKVDLANIKANVLNISGKRDHIALPCQVEALLDHISSTDKQYVCLPTGHMSIVYGGTAVKQTYPTIGDWLDERSK, encoded by the coding sequence ATGACTACATTCGCAACAGAATGGGAAAAGCAATTAGAGCTATACCCAGAAGAGTATCGAAAAGCATACCGCCGAGTGAAAAGGGCGAGTGAAATTTTATTACGTGAACCAGAGCCGCAAGTCGGATTAACGCCGAAAGAGGTTATTTGGACGAAGAATAAGACGAAGCTTTATCGCTACATTCCAAAACAAGAAAAAACACAAAGAGTTCCAATTCTATTAATATATGCTCTTATTAATAAACCATATATTATGGACTTAACTCCTGGAAATAGTTTAGTGGAATATCTAGTGGACCGTGGTTTTGATGTGTATATGCTTGATTGGGGCACATTTGGTTTAGAAGATAGTCATTTGAAATTTGATGATTTCGTGTTTGATTATATTGCAAAAGCAGTGAAAAAAGTAATGCGAACTGCAAAATCGGACGAGATTTCTTTACTTGGTTATTGCATGGGTGGAACGTTAACTTCTATTTATGCGGCACTTCATCCGCACATGCCAATTCGCAACTTAATCTTTATGACAAGTCCTTTTGATTTCTCTGAAACAGGATTATATGGTCCTTTACTAGATGAAAAATATTTTAACTTAGATAAAGCAGTTGATACATTTGGCAATATTCCGCCAGAAATGATTGATTTCGGAAACAAAATGTTAAAACCAATTACAAACTTTGTTGGTCCATACGTTGCTTTAGTAGATCGTTCAGAGAATGAGCGTTTCGTTGAAAGCTGGAGGTTAGTTCAAAAGTGGGTTGGCGATGGCATTCCGTTCCCGGGTGAATCATACAGACAGTGGATTCGTGATTTTTATCAAAATAATAAACTCGTTAAGGGTGAACTCGTTATTCGCGGACAAAAGGTAGACCTTGCAAATATTAAGGCGAATGTCTTAAATATTTCCGGGAAACGTGATCATATCGCTCTGCCATGCCAAGTAGAAGCATTGCTAGATCATATTTCTAGCACAGATAAACAATATGTATGTTTACCGACAGGGCATATGTCTATCGTTTACGGCGGAACAGCTGTAAAACAAACGTATCCGACGATTGGAGATTGGCTTGACGAGCGTTCAAAGTAA
- the phnW gene encoding 2-aminoethylphosphonate--pyruvate transaminase has protein sequence MTENHYLLLTPGPLTTTKTVKEVMLYDWCTWDVEYNTMVQKVRAKLVSLATKEEEKYTTVLMQGSGTFSVEAVIGSVIPKNGKLLVCTNGAYGKRIVQMAEMLHIDVVVSQTEEWEPTNIVEVEKILQQDKEITHIAVVHCETTTGIINPIVDVCKLGKQYGKVTLVDAMSSFGGIEIDIAELQIDFLISSANKCIQGVPGFGFVIAQRDELLKCKGQARSLSLDLYDQWETMENQNGKWRFTSPTHVVHAFYQALLELEKEGGVRARYNRYYNNQKLLVNRMGEIGFKPLVNEKYQSPIITSFIYPEGNFEFQQLYNELKRYGFVIYPGKISKVDTFRIGNIGDVHEEDINRLVDSIAKGVVIG, from the coding sequence ATGACTGAAAATCATTACTTATTATTAACGCCAGGACCATTAACGACAACAAAGACGGTAAAAGAAGTTATGTTATACGATTGGTGTACGTGGGATGTTGAATATAACACGATGGTACAAAAAGTAAGAGCTAAACTTGTATCGTTAGCAACGAAGGAAGAAGAGAAATATACAACAGTATTAATGCAAGGAAGCGGTACGTTTTCAGTGGAAGCAGTAATCGGTTCTGTCATTCCAAAAAACGGAAAGCTTCTTGTTTGTACAAATGGTGCATACGGTAAACGAATTGTACAAATGGCAGAGATGTTACATATAGATGTGGTGGTCAGTCAAACAGAAGAGTGGGAGCCTACTAATATTGTAGAAGTAGAAAAGATATTACAACAAGATAAAGAGATTACACATATTGCAGTTGTTCATTGTGAAACAACAACAGGTATTATCAATCCAATTGTAGACGTATGTAAATTAGGGAAGCAATACGGAAAAGTAACACTAGTTGATGCAATGAGTAGTTTTGGTGGTATTGAAATAGATATTGCTGAGTTGCAAATTGACTTTCTAATTAGTAGTGCGAATAAATGTATTCAAGGAGTTCCAGGGTTCGGATTTGTTATTGCACAGCGTGATGAATTATTGAAATGTAAAGGGCAGGCACGTTCATTATCTTTAGATTTATACGATCAGTGGGAAACGATGGAAAATCAAAATGGGAAATGGCGTTTTACGTCACCTACACATGTTGTACACGCTTTTTATCAAGCATTACTTGAATTAGAAAAAGAAGGCGGAGTAAGAGCACGTTACAATCGATATTACAACAATCAAAAACTATTAGTGAATAGAATGGGGGAAATTGGTTTTAAGCCACTCGTAAATGAAAAATATCAATCTCCTATTATTACATCTTTTATTTATCCGGAAGGGAACTTCGAATTTCAACAGTTATATAATGAGTTAAAACGCTACGGATTTGTTATTTATCCTGGGAAAATTTCGAAAGTAGATACGTTCCGCATTGGAAATATTGGTGATGTACATGAGGAAGACATAAATCGTTTAGTAGATAGTATTGCTAAAGGGGTTGTTATAGGTTGA
- a CDS encoding MaoC family dehydratase, giving the protein MNPFQEAQTVPELRYDEIQVGDQASLTKTITDEDVINFAKLTGDVNPIHILDSFAKTTMFKERIAHGMLVSSFISTILGTKLPGKNTIYLSQNVSFRAPVKIGDTLRVVAEVIKKRDDKKIITLQTNIYNQSDDIVVEGTATILKKE; this is encoded by the coding sequence ATGAATCCATTTCAAGAAGCACAAACTGTTCCGGAGCTTCGTTATGATGAGATTCAAGTCGGTGATCAAGCATCACTTACAAAAACGATTACGGATGAGGACGTTATCAATTTTGCAAAATTGACTGGAGATGTGAATCCTATTCATATTTTAGACTCTTTTGCAAAAACGACAATGTTTAAAGAACGTATTGCTCATGGTATGCTCGTTTCGAGTTTTATTTCTACCATCCTTGGAACGAAACTCCCAGGTAAAAATACGATTTATCTATCCCAAAACGTTTCATTCCGCGCTCCTGTCAAAATCGGCGATACACTTCGCGTTGTGGCAGAAGTCATCAAAAAACGTGACGATAAAAAAATCATCACGTTGCAAACAAATATATATAATCAATCGGATGATATTGTCGTTGAAGGTACAGCGACAATACTAAAAAAAGAGTAG
- the phaQ gene encoding poly-beta-hydroxybutyrate-responsive repressor: protein MLHNEPEQRESLENTQAKQPNSMPKNFLVPFLLLCLKDWSLHGYKLIQMLMDIGFSSVDQGNVYRTLRKLEKENLISSTWDTSDGGPAKRIYSLTEYGEQYLTTCATSFEHYQNMLRTFFTLYTNAFFPFSTSPEKDEKDSSSSPGDTAE from the coding sequence ATGCTACATAATGAACCAGAACAACGCGAAAGTTTGGAGAACACCCAAGCAAAACAACCAAACTCCATGCCAAAAAACTTCTTAGTTCCCTTCTTACTTCTCTGTCTTAAAGACTGGAGTCTTCATGGTTACAAACTTATTCAAATGCTAATGGATATCGGCTTCTCTTCTGTTGACCAAGGTAATGTGTACAGAACACTACGCAAATTAGAAAAAGAAAACCTTATTTCTTCTACTTGGGATACAAGCGACGGAGGGCCAGCCAAAAGAATTTATTCTTTAACTGAATATGGAGAGCAATATTTAACAACATGTGCGACTTCTTTTGAACATTATCAAAATATGTTGCGGACGTTTTTCACGTTATACACCAATGCATTCTTTCCATTTTCTACTTCTCCAGAAAAGGATGAAAAAGATTCTTCATCTTCACCTGGTGATACAGCAGAGTAA
- a CDS encoding acetoacetyl-CoA reductase, giving the protein MVQLNGKVAIVTGGAKGIGKAITVALAQEGAKVVINYNSSKEAAENLVNELGKEGHDVYAVQADVSKVEDANRLVEEAVNHFGKVDILVNNAGITRDRTFKKLNREDWERVIDVNLSSVFNTTSAVLPYITEAEEGRIISISSIIGQAGGFGQTNYSAAKAGMLGFTKSLALELAKTNVTVNAICPGFIDTEMVAEVPEEVRQKIVAKIPKKRFGQADEIAKGVVYLCRDGAYITGQQLNINGGLYM; this is encoded by the coding sequence ATGGTTCAATTAAATGGAAAAGTAGCAATCGTAACAGGTGGGGCAAAAGGGATTGGTAAAGCGATTACAGTAGCGCTAGCACAAGAGGGAGCAAAAGTTGTTATTAACTATAACAGCAGCAAAGAAGCAGCTGAAAACTTAGTAAATGAACTAGGAAAAGAAGGACATGACGTTTATGCAGTTCAAGCAGATGTTTCTAAAGTAGAAGATGCAAACCGACTTGTAGAAGAAGCAGTGAATCATTTTGGTAAAGTTGATATTCTTGTTAATAATGCTGGTATTACAAGAGATCGTACATTTAAAAAGTTAAATCGTGAAGATTGGGAACGCGTAATTGACGTGAACTTAAGCAGTGTGTTTAATACGACAAGCGCGGTACTTCCATACATAACGGAAGCAGAAGAAGGTAGAATTATTAGCATTTCTTCTATTATTGGTCAAGCGGGTGGATTTGGACAAACAAACTACTCAGCAGCAAAAGCAGGTATGCTAGGATTTACAAAATCATTAGCATTAGAGCTTGCAAAAACAAATGTAACTGTAAACGCTATTTGCCCAGGATTTATTGATACTGAAATGGTAGCAGAAGTACCAGAAGAAGTACGTCAAAAAATCGTTGCAAAAATCCCGAAAAAACGTTTTGGTCAAGCAGATGAAATTGCAAAAGGTGTAGTATACCTATGCCGTGACGGTGCTTATATTACAGGTCAGCAATTAAACATTAACGGCGGATTATATATGTAA
- the phnX gene encoding phosphonoacetaldehyde hydrolase, translated as MKIEAVIFDWAGTTVDYGCFAPLEVFMEIFHKRGVGITAEEARKPMGLLKIDHVRALTEMPRIANEWNRIFGQLPTETDIQEMYEEFEEILFAILPRYASPIHGVKEVIASLRERGIKIGSTTGYTREMMDIVAKEAALQGYKPDFLVTPDDVPAGRPYPWMCYKNAMELGVYPMNHMIKIGDTVSDMKEGRNAGMWTVGVILGSSELGLSEEEVENMDPAELREKIEVVRNRFVENGAHFTIETMQELESVMERIEKQELIIS; from the coding sequence ATGAAAATAGAAGCAGTTATTTTTGATTGGGCAGGTACGACAGTTGATTACGGATGTTTTGCACCACTGGAAGTATTTATGGAGATTTTTCATAAACGAGGTGTGGGAATTACAGCAGAAGAAGCCCGTAAGCCAATGGGATTATTAAAAATTGATCATGTAAGGGCACTTACAGAGATGCCTCGTATTGCGAATGAATGGAATCGTATTTTCGGACAATTACCAACAGAAACAGACATTCAGGAGATGTATGAAGAATTTGAAGAGATTCTCTTCGCTATTTTACCGCGCTATGCGTCGCCAATTCATGGAGTAAAAGAAGTGATTGCTTCTTTACGTGAACGAGGAATTAAAATTGGTTCAACGACTGGTTATACGAGAGAAATGATGGACATTGTAGCAAAAGAAGCAGCACTACAAGGATATAAACCTGATTTTCTTGTAACGCCAGATGATGTTCCTGCGGGGCGTCCATATCCGTGGATGTGTTATAAAAATGCGATGGAACTTGGTGTATATCCCATGAATCATATGATAAAAATTGGAGACACGGTATCAGATATGAAAGAGGGAAGAAATGCTGGTATGTGGACAGTTGGTGTAATTCTTGGCAGTAGCGAACTCGGTTTAAGTGAAGAAGAAGTGGAGAATATGGATCCAGCAGAACTTCGTGAAAAAATAGAAGTAGTTCGCAATCGTTTCGTTGAAAATGGAGCGCACTTTACGATTGAAACGATGCAGGAACTTGAAAGTGTAATGGAACGTATCGAGAAACAAGAACTTATTATTTCATAA
- a CDS encoding putative 2-aminoethylphosphonate ABC transporter substrate-binding protein: MKKTIFKAVATGMVFSLLMGCGAKKEESAGAKVKDDKLSGSLTVYTAIEEELVPIYLDSFKKKYPDVKLNIVRDSTGVITAKLLAEGKNTQADVVWGTAASSLLALDKKDMLKGYSPKGADRVLPQFKDDKQPEKWVGNTAFMTGIAINKEELKKKNLPMPESYEDLTKPEYKGTLVMPHPASSGTGFLTVSAWLQIMGEDKGWDYMKKLHDNMATYTHSGSKPAKLAGAGEYPVGVSMVYSALKEKQKGAPVEVVLPKEGLGWEVEANALIKKDNAKNEKLAQAFLDWAITDDVMKLYFEKNGFATIKNDYKLPDGFPKDVTEKLYKKNDFKWAAENRDKILEKWEKEFGQKAEPKK, from the coding sequence GTGAAAAAAACAATCTTTAAAGCTGTAGCAACTGGAATGGTATTTTCGTTATTAATGGGGTGTGGTGCAAAGAAAGAAGAAAGTGCTGGGGCAAAAGTAAAAGATGATAAATTATCTGGATCATTAACTGTTTACACAGCGATTGAAGAAGAACTTGTACCAATTTATCTTGATTCTTTTAAAAAGAAATACCCAGATGTGAAGCTGAACATTGTTCGTGATTCAACTGGAGTTATTACAGCGAAATTACTAGCTGAAGGAAAAAATACACAAGCAGATGTTGTATGGGGAACTGCAGCATCAAGTCTATTAGCTTTAGATAAAAAAGATATGTTAAAAGGATACTCTCCAAAAGGAGCGGATCGCGTTCTACCACAATTTAAAGATGATAAACAACCAGAAAAATGGGTTGGAAATACTGCATTTATGACGGGGATTGCTATAAATAAAGAAGAATTAAAGAAGAAAAATTTACCGATGCCAGAATCATACGAAGACTTAACGAAACCAGAATATAAAGGAACGCTTGTTATGCCACATCCGGCTTCTTCTGGAACAGGATTTTTAACAGTTTCCGCATGGTTACAAATTATGGGTGAAGATAAAGGCTGGGATTACATGAAGAAACTTCATGATAATATGGCAACTTATACGCATTCAGGCTCAAAACCAGCGAAATTAGCAGGTGCAGGTGAATATCCAGTTGGCGTATCGATGGTTTATAGTGCTTTGAAAGAGAAACAAAAAGGTGCACCAGTTGAAGTTGTATTGCCGAAAGAAGGATTAGGTTGGGAAGTAGAAGCGAACGCACTTATTAAAAAAGATAATGCAAAAAATGAAAAATTAGCGCAAGCATTTTTAGATTGGGCAATTACTGATGATGTAATGAAGTTATACTTCGAGAAAAATGGATTTGCAACAATTAAAAATGATTATAAACTTCCAGATGGATTCCCTAAAGATGTGACGGAAAAGTTATACAAAAAGAATGACTTTAAGTGGGCAGCAGAAAATCGCGACAAAATTTTAGAAAAATGGGAAAAAGAGTTTGGTCAAAAAGCAGAACCGAAAAAGTAA
- a CDS encoding TrkH family potassium uptake protein: protein MRDIKKFLQKLRPVQLIVLFYLLAVVVSVILLSLPFVTKSGVKWTFIDALFTSVSVVSVTGLSVVTISDTFTTAGIIILALILQLGGLGIMALGTFVWIITGKKIGLQRRRLIMADHNQGNLSGLVELMRSILIVIISIELIGAILLGTRFLLYFPTWQEAYFHGFFAAVSATTNGGFDLTGQSLIPYKKDYIVQMIHMLLIILGAIGFPVLMEVKQFLSKRGQQLFRFSLFTKLTTTTFFALVVVGTIMIFLLERNHFLVGKSWHETVFYTLFQSVTTRSGGLATMDILELSQPTLLFMSILMFIGASPSSVGGGIRTTTFAVSILSLYTFARGGRTVRVFKRQIHEEDVLKASVVMTMGILLCATALFILSITENVPLMSLIVEVCSAFGTTGLSTGITPDLTTVGKLVLIVLMFIGRVGILTFILASGGREQPPRYKYPKERIIIG from the coding sequence ATGAGAGATATAAAAAAGTTTTTACAAAAATTGCGTCCCGTACAACTCATTGTTTTATTTTATTTATTAGCAGTAGTTGTATCGGTAATATTACTTAGTTTACCGTTTGTGACGAAGTCTGGTGTGAAATGGACATTTATTGATGCTCTATTTACATCGGTTAGTGTGGTAAGTGTTACGGGACTGTCTGTTGTTACAATTTCAGATACATTTACTACGGCAGGAATTATTATTTTAGCCCTTATTTTGCAATTAGGCGGCTTAGGAATTATGGCGCTTGGTACATTCGTTTGGATTATAACGGGAAAAAAGATTGGTTTGCAGAGAAGAAGACTCATTATGGCAGACCATAATCAAGGGAACTTATCAGGCCTTGTAGAATTGATGCGTTCTATTTTAATTGTAATTATTTCGATAGAACTTATTGGAGCAATATTATTAGGCACAAGATTCCTACTTTATTTTCCAACTTGGCAAGAAGCTTATTTTCACGGTTTCTTTGCGGCTGTTAGTGCAACTACGAACGGTGGATTTGATTTAACAGGACAATCGCTAATTCCGTATAAAAAAGATTACATTGTTCAAATGATTCATATGTTACTGATTATTTTAGGCGCGATTGGTTTCCCAGTACTAATGGAAGTGAAACAATTCCTTAGTAAAAGGGGACAACAATTATTTCGTTTTTCATTATTTACAAAATTGACGACAACAACATTTTTTGCACTCGTTGTTGTTGGTACAATTATGATTTTTTTACTGGAGAGAAATCATTTTTTAGTAGGAAAGTCATGGCATGAAACTGTATTTTATACATTATTCCAATCTGTGACGACGCGAAGCGGTGGACTCGCTACAATGGATATACTTGAATTATCACAACCGACGCTTTTATTTATGAGTATATTAATGTTTATAGGAGCATCTCCAAGTTCGGTTGGGGGCGGAATACGTACAACAACATTTGCTGTTAGTATATTATCGCTATACACTTTTGCAAGAGGCGGTAGAACAGTTAGAGTCTTCAAACGCCAAATACACGAAGAGGATGTACTGAAAGCATCTGTCGTTATGACGATGGGGATTTTATTATGTGCCACAGCACTATTTATTTTATCTATTACAGAGAATGTACCGCTTATGAGCTTAATCGTTGAAGTGTGTTCTGCCTTCGGGACGACAGGACTATCGACAGGTATTACGCCAGATTTAACAACTGTTGGTAAACTTGTACTTATTGTACTTATGTTTATCGGTCGCGTTGGTATTTTAACGTTTATACTAGCTAGTGGCGGAAGAGAACAGCCACCTCGCTATAAATATCCGAAAGAGCGGATTATTATTGGATAG
- a CDS encoding DUF3905 domain-containing protein: MKKKEKIQSPILDETLPHQMNFPSFKGTGKTMQQPFVNQYDVVIGDSKYNSENNPLHNWSDEVDPAIMAGDEWIHPTNDIGWISEENQELLKNESDNKKEAFMHPQFGIND; this comes from the coding sequence TTGAAGAAAAAAGAAAAGATTCAATCACCAATTTTAGACGAAACGCTCCCGCATCAAATGAATTTTCCATCTTTTAAAGGAACAGGAAAAACGATGCAACAACCTTTCGTAAATCAATATGATGTTGTAATTGGGGACAGTAAATATAATTCCGAGAACAATCCGCTTCACAATTGGAGTGATGAAGTAGATCCTGCCATTATGGCTGGCGATGAGTGGATCCATCCTACAAATGATATTGGGTGGATTTCAGAAGAAAATCAAGAGTTGCTAAAAAACGAATCAGATAATAAAAAGGAAGCTTTTATGCATCCGCAATTTGGCATTAACGACTAA
- the phaR gene encoding polyhydroxyalkanoic acid synthase subunit PhaR: MIDQKFDPLQAWKNAYEQTETFWGKALNETIKTEEYSAWMGSVLDLNLFYQKALNDTTKNYLEQVNVPTKEDIARVATLVINLENKVDNIEEFLEEKVESVGQAPTLKRDVTKVKQDLRTLETKVDQILELLEKQNTVLAKLQEPVKEEVKPTNKPENKK; the protein is encoded by the coding sequence GTGATTGATCAAAAATTCGATCCACTACAAGCATGGAAAAATGCTTATGAACAAACCGAAACATTTTGGGGAAAAGCGCTCAATGAAACAATTAAAACAGAAGAATATTCTGCTTGGATGGGCAGCGTTCTAGATTTGAATTTGTTTTATCAAAAAGCATTAAATGATACGACAAAAAATTATTTAGAGCAGGTGAATGTGCCTACGAAAGAGGATATCGCTAGAGTGGCTACGCTTGTTATTAACTTAGAAAATAAAGTGGATAACATTGAGGAGTTTCTAGAAGAGAAGGTAGAGTCAGTAGGACAAGCTCCTACATTAAAGCGTGATGTTACGAAAGTAAAACAAGATCTTCGCACATTAGAAACGAAGGTTGATCAAATTTTAGAATTGCTAGAAAAGCAAAATACAGTACTAGCGAAACTACAAGAACCTGTAAAGGAAGAAGTAAAACCTACGAATAAGCCAGAAAATAAAAAGTGA
- a CDS encoding NAD(P)/FAD-dependent oxidoreductase, which yields MNLISGKLFWNRGVSVPCYPPLENDMICDVLVVGSGEAGAHIAYFLAKIGMSVMLIEKREIACGSTFANVGLLQFFHDKSLTSLIHTFGEEKGVRAYKLCYEALRTMEKVVPTLDIDPQFIPRNSLYYASKSEDVSSLQEEYNTLQKYGLPVEYFTEVDIKERYSFTKQAALYTHGDAEVNPYLLAHSLLHKANQMGAIIHEHTEVIHIKKRQNDLICYTKTGNQIVAKNIIMATGYEALFGKKEKNTTVETSYAVVTNEIDQFEGWHERSLIWETARPYLYFRTYKNRIMVGGLDEAMQIQSIGDTKLLHKRDILINIVREMFPQYKNIQAEYYWAAAFGSSHDGLPILKEDKKIHNLFYALLHGGNGTVYGMVFAKIFEQLFTNKEREDFSLFNR from the coding sequence ATGAACCTTATAAGTGGTAAGTTGTTTTGGAATAGAGGAGTTTCTGTACCTTGTTATCCACCGTTAGAAAATGATATGATATGTGATGTGCTTGTAGTCGGAAGTGGCGAAGCAGGTGCCCATATAGCGTATTTTTTAGCGAAAATTGGCATGAGTGTGATGCTTATTGAAAAAAGAGAAATTGCATGTGGTAGTACATTTGCAAATGTAGGTTTATTACAGTTTTTTCATGATAAATCGTTAACCTCACTTATTCATACATTTGGTGAAGAAAAAGGGGTACGAGCATATAAGCTTTGTTACGAAGCGTTACGAACAATGGAGAAAGTTGTACCGACTCTCGATATTGATCCCCAGTTTATTCCACGAAATAGTTTATATTATGCAAGTAAAAGTGAAGATGTCTCATCTTTACAAGAGGAGTACAATACGTTACAGAAATATGGACTTCCTGTTGAGTATTTTACAGAAGTTGATATTAAGGAACGTTATTCCTTTACAAAACAAGCGGCATTATATACACATGGTGATGCTGAGGTAAATCCGTATTTATTAGCGCATAGTCTTTTGCATAAAGCAAATCAAATGGGTGCTATTATACATGAACATACAGAGGTCATACATATAAAAAAACGTCAAAATGATTTAATTTGTTATACGAAAACAGGAAATCAAATTGTAGCAAAGAATATTATTATGGCGACGGGCTATGAAGCGCTTTTTGGGAAGAAAGAAAAAAATACAACAGTAGAGACATCTTATGCAGTTGTGACAAATGAAATAGATCAGTTTGAAGGCTGGCATGAGCGATCATTGATTTGGGAAACAGCACGTCCCTACTTATATTTTCGGACGTATAAAAACCGCATTATGGTAGGCGGATTAGATGAAGCGATGCAAATTCAATCGATTGGTGATACGAAACTATTGCATAAGCGTGATATCCTTATTAACATTGTAAGAGAGATGTTCCCCCAGTATAAGAATATACAAGCAGAGTATTATTGGGCAGCAGCATTTGGCAGTAGTCATGATGGTCTTCCTATTTTAAAAGAAGACAAAAAGATACATAATTTATTTTACGCATTACTGCACGGAGGTAATGGAACTGTGTATGGAATGGTATTTGCAAAAATATTTGAGCAGTTATTTACAAATAAAGAAAGGGAAGATTTTTCTTTATTTAATCGATAG
- the phaP gene encoding polyhydroxyalkanoic acid inclusion protein PhaP, with protein METKPYELVDAFWKNWSQSLSLFSSAGKQLEQLTLETLKQQQDALHKLTSGVDELEKELQQFTAQFNNQYTDYVKQLTGNSLNDQINEWQEKWKELSAHMHQLTVSPTKTSLSILTQTSGQFEETTKQFIEQQQLQREEAQKQLEGFLEEFKLKQLELAKKFEENSKNLFTSIK; from the coding sequence ATGGAAACTAAACCATACGAATTAGTCGATGCATTTTGGAAAAACTGGTCTCAATCACTTTCCCTTTTCTCTTCAGCTGGGAAACAATTAGAGCAACTTACTTTAGAAACATTAAAACAACAACAAGATGCTTTGCATAAATTAACATCAGGAGTAGATGAACTAGAAAAAGAACTGCAACAATTCACTGCTCAGTTCAATAATCAATATACAGATTACGTGAAGCAATTAACTGGAAACTCCTTAAATGATCAAATTAATGAGTGGCAAGAGAAATGGAAGGAACTTTCCGCTCATATGCATCAGCTTACTGTTTCTCCTACGAAAACATCTTTGTCTATTCTTACTCAAACAAGCGGCCAATTTGAAGAAACAACAAAACAATTTATTGAACAACAACAATTACAACGTGAAGAGGCTCAAAAACAGTTAGAAGGTTTTTTGGAAGAGTTCAAGTTAAAGCAGTTGGAACTCGCAAAAAAGTTCGAGGAAAACTCAAAAAATCTATTTACTTCCATCAAGTAA